One window of the Gimesia chilikensis genome contains the following:
- a CDS encoding sigma-70 family RNA polymerase sigma factor has product MDSNRDTTGNPETTAGAVPDEHFVSQLARHHSLIRGFIGTLLPHQTDAEDVFQQTCLVLWRKWQTFDASQSFASWACGIAFYEVKNFQRVQSRDRHYFSDEVLSLIAAQQNKSLPESEQRKQALQDCIQKLDHENRKLILDCYHGPQTIQEVADQLGRSRDAIYKKLARLRLKLMDCMQQSLPSTEAGS; this is encoded by the coding sequence ATGGACTCAAACCGAGATACAACCGGAAATCCTGAAACGACGGCAGGCGCTGTACCTGATGAGCATTTCGTCTCTCAGCTGGCCCGGCATCACAGCCTGATCCGGGGCTTTATCGGTACGCTGCTGCCGCACCAGACCGATGCGGAAGATGTGTTCCAGCAGACCTGCCTGGTCCTGTGGCGGAAATGGCAGACCTTCGATGCGTCTCAGAGTTTTGCATCCTGGGCCTGCGGGATCGCCTTCTACGAGGTGAAGAACTTCCAACGGGTTCAGAGCCGGGACCGTCATTATTTCTCCGATGAAGTCCTCTCGCTGATCGCAGCTCAGCAGAACAAGTCGCTGCCGGAGTCAGAACAACGAAAACAGGCTCTACAGGACTGCATTCAGAAACTGGACCATGAGAACCGAAAACTGATTCTCGACTGCTATCATGGTCCGCAGACGATTCAGGAAGTCGCTGATCAACTGGGCCGCTCCCGCGATGCGATCTACAAAAAGCTGGCGCGTCTGCGCCTGAAACTCATGGACTGCATGCAGCAGTCACTACCATCCACGGAGGCAGGCTCATGA
- a CDS encoding acyl carrier protein, whose protein sequence is MAPEQIRSVILDILARIAPDEDLSELDDSVPFRDQMELDSMDFLDIVMELRKLYRVQIPEEDYGELVTMDSTVTYLTPLLKDAESTV, encoded by the coding sequence ATGGCGCCGGAACAAATCAGATCGGTTATCTTGGATATCTTGGCTCGAATTGCTCCCGATGAAGATCTTTCGGAACTCGATGATAGCGTTCCTTTTCGGGATCAGATGGAACTGGACAGCATGGACTTTCTGGATATCGTCATGGAGCTGCGAAAGCTCTATCGCGTGCAGATTCCGGAAGAAGACTACGGCGAACTGGTAACCATGGACAGCACCGTGACCTACCTGACTCCCCTCCTGAAGGATGCTGAAAGCACCGTCTGA
- a CDS encoding phytoene desaturase family protein, with protein sequence MTYDSIIIGAGLSGLAAGIRLAYYGKQVCILERHTTIGGLNSFYRLRGRNHDVGLHAVTNYSPPGGKRGPLNKILRQLRFQWDDFDLSPQCGSSVVFPGHTLRFNNQFDYFEAQIAEQFPSQIDGFRRLVADIDSHNIGDLGQTWISARKRMAEQISDPLLINMLLCPLMFYGSPSEHDMDFNQFVIMFRSIYQEGFARPYKGVRLILKNLVRKFKELGGELKLRAGVQQLLTDGQHVNGVMLDDGQILQAKNVLSSAGSAETLKLCGADVTADERFTPGEISFVETISVLDQQPAEFGHEETIVFYNESEDFYYEQSKDPVDVRSGIICSPNNFEYDQPLEEGSIRITALANPDYWMNLPEDKYVAEKKYWYDQILESSMRYIPDFRPHVIDVDTFTPRTIKKFTGHINGCVYGAPQKILDGTTPFDNLFLCGTDQGFLGIIGSMLSGISIANLHLLNAK encoded by the coding sequence ATGACCTACGATTCGATTATTATTGGTGCCGGCCTTTCCGGGCTGGCTGCAGGAATCCGACTGGCGTACTATGGGAAGCAGGTGTGCATCCTCGAACGGCACACCACCATTGGCGGATTGAACTCCTTCTATCGCCTGCGCGGTCGCAATCATGATGTCGGTCTGCACGCCGTCACCAACTATTCGCCTCCAGGTGGAAAACGGGGCCCCCTGAATAAGATTCTCAGGCAGCTCCGTTTTCAGTGGGATGACTTCGACCTCAGCCCCCAATGTGGCTCTTCGGTCGTCTTCCCCGGACATACTCTGCGGTTCAATAATCAATTCGATTATTTCGAAGCCCAGATTGCCGAACAGTTTCCCAGTCAGATCGACGGCTTCCGCCGACTCGTTGCGGACATCGACTCTCACAACATCGGCGATCTCGGACAGACCTGGATCTCGGCCCGCAAGCGCATGGCCGAACAGATTTCCGATCCGCTGCTGATCAACATGCTGCTCTGCCCGCTGATGTTTTACGGCAGTCCTTCCGAGCACGATATGGACTTCAACCAGTTCGTGATCATGTTCCGCAGCATCTATCAGGAAGGTTTTGCCCGCCCCTATAAAGGCGTGCGGCTGATCCTCAAAAACCTGGTCCGCAAATTCAAAGAGCTCGGCGGTGAACTCAAGCTGCGTGCCGGCGTTCAGCAATTGCTCACCGACGGTCAGCATGTGAATGGCGTCATGCTCGATGACGGGCAGATCCTCCAGGCTAAAAACGTGCTTTCCTCGGCTGGATCCGCGGAAACACTCAAGCTCTGTGGGGCTGATGTCACAGCAGATGAACGTTTTACGCCGGGGGAAATATCGTTTGTCGAAACGATCTCCGTGCTCGATCAACAGCCTGCGGAATTCGGACACGAGGAGACGATTGTCTTCTACAATGAATCGGAAGACTTCTATTACGAGCAGTCCAAAGATCCGGTCGACGTTCGCAGCGGCATTATCTGCTCGCCTAATAATTTCGAGTACGATCAGCCGCTCGAAGAGGGATCGATCCGCATTACAGCTCTCGCGAATCCCGATTACTGGATGAATCTCCCCGAAGACAAGTACGTCGCTGAGAAGAAATACTGGTACGATCAGATTCTCGAGTCCTCGATGCGTTACATCCCCGACTTCCGACCGCATGTTATCGATGTGGACACGTTCACACCCCGCACCATTAAGAAGTTTACCGGGCACATCAACGGCTGTGTGTACGGGGCGCCACAGAAAATCCTGGATGGTACCACCCCTTTCGACAACCTCTTTCTGTGTGGCACCGATCAGGGCTTCCTCGGCATTATCGGTTCGATGCTTTCCGGGATCAGCATTGCTAATCTGCACCTGCTGAACGCGAAGTGA
- a CDS encoding DUF1549 domain-containing protein, whose product MRNFTIALMLLIASLSSSALTAAEKKPVLPADHAKRMQQGLELFKKEVRPLLAAKCLKCHGGQSVKGDFDLSTRKKLLDSGMIEKTGKESYLMALVEHREEPYMPLKEKKLSDKEIASLSKWIDLGAPYDKPLATGNKAEAGPLAVTDADRKFWSFQPLSQPAVPTVKSNDWAHNEIDQFILAAQQPKGLTPNAEVSKRTYIRRAYFDLIGLPPTPAEIEEFLADQSPDAYEKLIDRLLNSPRYGERWARHWLDIARFAESHGFEHDYDRNYAYHYRDFVIKALNQDMPYDQFVRWQLAGDEIAPENPLALMATGFLGAGVFPTQITANEVERTRYDALDDMLNTTGLAMLGLSVGCARCHDHKFDPIPTRDYYRMLSTFTTTVRTEIEIDLDPEKYQREKAAFDQAHAPLVKALRDYEANQLNPQFEQWLTQGKVDRSQLDQWIVPEVTSHSSKGKARFEKLEDGSILVSGPNINQDHFTFRLKTSVSPLRSIRLETLTHRSLPHQGPGRAVNGNFSLTAFKVKAKSLNEKEAKSQDLKLTNARATHEQNKTTLSAASAIDGQYGSGWAVDLGGIGKDQAIVFDLEKPLEFTGETELTITMSFTNNVNHSIGHPRFSVSSASAPPVKTGTGSPEQLAQALQLVEQGDQKKLNAGLKQILKRYYREQDSEWVALSGKVEQHLKTEPQPALTKVMICSEGPEIKPVRHHTQGKDFFDVTYYLTRGDTDQKGKVAEQGFLQVLMRNPKQEQKWIEEPPQSATTSYRRTSLANWMTDTNQGAGALLARVLVNRLWQHHMGAGIVSTPNDFGLQGERPTHPELLDFLANQLIKHQWHLKPLHKEIMLSATYRQSTDFDADKAKIDPENKLHWRRTPQRLEGEAIRDSILYVGDRLDTTMYGPGSLKTDNQRRSIYFKIKRSQLIPMMQLFDAPEALVSIGQRSSTTIAPQALLFMNADFIRESAKSFAKRIQQQQPDSLEQAVADAYQIALGRKPTASETAISVEFIKQHEQSYTAEKQAEPRLLALTDFTHALLSTNEFIYPN is encoded by the coding sequence ATGCGAAATTTTACCATCGCGCTCATGTTGTTAATCGCCAGCCTGTCCAGCAGCGCACTGACCGCCGCCGAAAAGAAACCGGTGCTCCCCGCTGACCATGCGAAACGGATGCAGCAGGGACTGGAACTGTTCAAGAAGGAAGTCCGCCCCCTGCTGGCTGCAAAATGTCTGAAATGTCATGGGGGCCAATCTGTCAAAGGAGACTTTGACCTCTCCACCCGTAAGAAGCTGCTCGACAGCGGTATGATTGAAAAGACCGGCAAAGAGAGCTACCTGATGGCTCTGGTCGAACACCGCGAAGAGCCCTACATGCCGCTCAAGGAGAAGAAGCTCAGCGACAAAGAGATTGCCAGCCTCTCGAAATGGATCGACCTGGGCGCACCCTACGACAAACCGCTGGCCACTGGCAACAAAGCAGAAGCCGGCCCACTCGCAGTAACAGACGCCGATCGCAAGTTCTGGTCATTTCAACCGCTGAGTCAACCTGCCGTCCCAACAGTGAAATCCAACGACTGGGCCCACAATGAGATCGATCAGTTCATCCTCGCTGCCCAGCAACCCAAAGGTTTAACCCCCAACGCAGAGGTCAGCAAACGGACCTACATCCGCCGCGCTTATTTCGACTTGATCGGCCTCCCCCCCACACCTGCGGAAATCGAAGAATTCCTGGCAGATCAGAGTCCCGACGCCTATGAAAAACTGATCGATCGGCTGCTCAACAGTCCCCGCTACGGGGAACGCTGGGCGCGACACTGGCTCGACATCGCCCGTTTCGCAGAGAGCCACGGCTTCGAACACGACTACGACCGCAACTATGCTTATCACTACCGCGATTTTGTGATCAAAGCCCTCAACCAGGACATGCCTTACGATCAGTTTGTCCGCTGGCAGCTGGCCGGGGATGAAATCGCTCCTGAAAATCCGCTGGCACTGATGGCGACCGGCTTTCTGGGCGCAGGTGTTTTTCCAACCCAGATCACTGCCAATGAAGTGGAACGCACCCGCTATGACGCGTTGGATGACATGCTCAACACCACCGGTCTGGCTATGCTGGGACTGAGCGTGGGCTGTGCCCGCTGCCACGATCATAAGTTTGATCCCATCCCCACCCGCGATTACTACCGGATGCTCTCGACATTCACCACGACCGTCCGCACCGAGATTGAAATCGATCTCGATCCCGAAAAATATCAGAGAGAGAAGGCCGCCTTTGACCAGGCACACGCTCCACTCGTCAAAGCCTTGCGCGACTACGAAGCGAATCAGCTCAACCCGCAGTTTGAACAGTGGCTCACGCAGGGTAAAGTCGATCGGAGTCAGTTGGATCAGTGGATTGTCCCCGAAGTCACCAGCCATTCATCTAAGGGGAAAGCCCGCTTTGAAAAACTCGAAGATGGCTCGATCCTGGTCAGCGGCCCGAACATCAACCAGGATCACTTTACCTTCCGCCTGAAAACCAGTGTGAGCCCCCTGCGTTCGATTCGTCTGGAAACATTGACGCATCGCAGCCTGCCCCACCAGGGACCCGGTCGCGCGGTGAACGGCAACTTCTCGCTAACCGCATTTAAAGTCAAAGCCAAATCACTGAATGAAAAAGAGGCAAAGAGCCAGGACCTGAAGCTGACCAACGCCCGTGCGACGCACGAACAGAACAAGACCACGCTCTCTGCAGCGAGTGCCATCGATGGACAATACGGTTCCGGCTGGGCCGTTGACCTGGGCGGAATCGGCAAGGATCAGGCGATTGTCTTCGACCTGGAAAAGCCGCTGGAGTTCACAGGCGAAACCGAGCTGACAATCACCATGTCATTTACCAACAACGTGAATCACAGTATCGGACACCCACGATTCTCGGTCAGCAGTGCTAGTGCTCCTCCTGTCAAAACGGGAACCGGCAGTCCCGAACAGCTGGCCCAGGCCCTGCAGTTAGTAGAGCAGGGAGACCAGAAAAAGCTGAATGCAGGATTAAAACAGATTCTCAAGCGCTACTATCGCGAACAGGATTCGGAATGGGTCGCGTTGTCCGGCAAGGTCGAACAGCACCTGAAAACAGAACCACAGCCCGCGTTGACGAAAGTCATGATCTGCAGTGAAGGTCCAGAAATCAAACCGGTTCGGCACCACACCCAGGGAAAAGACTTCTTCGACGTTACATACTACCTGACGCGGGGTGACACCGATCAAAAGGGGAAAGTCGCCGAACAGGGTTTCCTGCAGGTACTGATGCGAAACCCAAAACAGGAACAGAAGTGGATTGAAGAACCTCCGCAGTCCGCGACCACCTCGTATCGACGTACTTCACTGGCCAACTGGATGACCGATACCAATCAGGGCGCTGGTGCGCTGCTGGCCCGGGTGCTGGTGAACCGACTCTGGCAGCATCATATGGGAGCCGGCATCGTCAGCACGCCGAACGACTTTGGACTGCAGGGAGAGCGCCCCACACATCCGGAGCTGCTCGACTTCCTGGCGAACCAGCTCATCAAACACCAGTGGCACCTCAAGCCGCTGCACAAAGAGATCATGCTCAGCGCTACGTATCGACAGTCGACCGATTTCGATGCAGACAAGGCAAAGATAGATCCCGAAAACAAGCTGCACTGGCGTCGTACACCTCAGCGTCTGGAAGGGGAAGCCATTCGCGATTCGATTCTGTATGTCGGCGATCGTCTGGATACAACCATGTACGGCCCCGGTTCGCTGAAGACCGATAACCAGCGTCGCAGCATCTATTTCAAAATCAAACGGAGTCAGCTGATTCCGATGATGCAACTCTTTGATGCCCCGGAAGCACTGGTCAGCATTGGTCAACGCTCGAGCACCACCATTGCCCCGCAGGCCCTGCTGTTCATGAATGCCGACTTTATCCGCGAGAGTGCGAAGTCCTTCGCCAAGCGGATCCAGCAGCAACAGCCCGACTCACTGGAACAGGCAGTCGCTGATGCCTACCAGATCGCATTGGGACGAAAGCCGACCGCCAGTGAAACAGCGATTTCAGTCGAGTTTATCAAACAGCACGAGCAGTCCTATACCGCGGAGAAGCAAGCGGAACCACGACTGCTGGCGTTAACCGACTTTACACATGCATTGCTCAGTACCAATGAATTCATCTATCCCAACTAA
- a CDS encoding LamG-like jellyroll fold domain-containing protein encodes MNSSSSSDNRTVQLIDALLQETISESEQMELEQILKEDADQRQLYIDYLQVHSGLASWAAETRDADPWVPQHVEPRTDSQWNASRFVLLLISSVVAATLLLSLSYYAGWSIGSGQESHIANVPETKSSEASPVASEPQTDHIALLTQAVGVEWETPRDLQAGAGLSAGWLKLKSGKIQVEMISGASVLIEGPAAIKLISPLKAFCEYGKVRASVPEQAQGFSVATSRLNVVDLGTEFTLSLDETGNGQVQVIDGKVELHAANQQQSAPPLQSLTTGEGVNFDAQGTLNELQEAIRPLIDLEELSQLAARQQEQQLSHWREQNQRLKNDPSLLAYYDFEEPSNWVRTLKNKARQPLSSATDGAIVGCQWTSGRWPDKQGLEFKRTSDRVRLQIPGEYQSLTFMAWVRIEGFDRWLSSLMLTDGFKPGNPHWQLSDKGEIILGVNTGEVKNFFSPVVLQPTDLGRWIFLVTVYDQQKREVVHYLDGDPVSHHKIEKPVPLVIGPAEIGNWRPQNHSGAHSIRSLNGRLDEFALFGRALSADEISRLYQAGKPGS; translated from the coding sequence ATGAATTCATCCTCTTCTTCCGACAATCGAACCGTTCAGCTGATCGATGCCCTGCTCCAGGAAACCATCAGCGAATCCGAGCAGATGGAACTGGAGCAGATTCTCAAAGAGGATGCCGACCAGCGTCAGCTCTACATTGACTATCTGCAGGTGCATTCCGGCCTGGCCAGTTGGGCCGCCGAGACACGAGACGCCGATCCGTGGGTCCCACAGCATGTTGAGCCGCGAACTGACTCCCAGTGGAATGCCTCTCGGTTTGTACTTTTATTAATCTCCTCAGTCGTCGCGGCAACCCTTCTGCTTTCGCTCTCCTATTACGCCGGCTGGAGCATTGGATCTGGACAAGAATCACACATCGCTAATGTTCCCGAAACGAAATCTTCTGAAGCCTCTCCTGTTGCCAGTGAACCACAAACCGATCACATCGCTCTGCTCACGCAGGCCGTGGGCGTTGAGTGGGAAACACCCCGCGATCTCCAGGCTGGTGCCGGTCTGTCGGCCGGCTGGTTGAAACTGAAAAGCGGTAAGATTCAGGTCGAGATGATCAGCGGCGCCTCGGTGCTCATCGAAGGTCCCGCGGCGATCAAACTGATCTCTCCCCTCAAAGCCTTCTGTGAATACGGAAAGGTGCGTGCCTCTGTTCCAGAACAGGCTCAGGGATTTTCCGTCGCCACCTCCCGACTGAACGTGGTCGATCTGGGTACGGAATTTACCCTCTCCCTGGATGAAACCGGGAACGGACAGGTGCAAGTCATTGATGGCAAGGTCGAACTGCACGCTGCCAACCAGCAGCAAAGTGCTCCACCACTACAGAGCCTGACGACCGGGGAAGGAGTCAACTTCGATGCCCAGGGAACGCTCAACGAGTTACAGGAAGCAATCCGACCGTTGATCGACCTCGAGGAACTTTCTCAACTCGCGGCCCGTCAGCAGGAACAGCAGCTCTCACACTGGCGTGAGCAGAATCAGCGTCTCAAGAACGATCCGAGCCTGCTCGCCTACTATGACTTTGAAGAGCCATCGAACTGGGTCAGGACACTGAAGAACAAAGCCCGGCAGCCGTTGTCCTCTGCGACAGACGGCGCGATTGTCGGCTGTCAGTGGACTTCAGGTCGCTGGCCCGATAAACAGGGACTCGAATTCAAACGAACCAGTGACCGTGTACGGCTGCAGATTCCGGGGGAATACCAGTCCCTCACATTTATGGCCTGGGTTCGCATCGAGGGCTTCGACCGCTGGTTGAGTTCCCTGATGCTCACCGATGGCTTCAAACCCGGTAATCCCCACTGGCAGTTAAGCGACAAAGGGGAGATCATCCTCGGCGTGAATACTGGCGAGGTGAAGAACTTTTTCTCCCCCGTCGTGCTGCAGCCCACCGATTTGGGCCGCTGGATTTTCCTGGTCACGGTTTACGATCAGCAGAAGCGAGAGGTCGTGCATTATCTGGACGGCGATCCCGTCAGCCACCATAAAATAGAGAAGCCGGTCCCGCTGGTCATTGGGCCTGCGGAAATCGGAAACTGGCGTCCCCAGAATCACTCGGGCGCTCACAGCATTCGCAGTCTGAATGGCCGCCTGGACGAGTTTGCCCTGTTTGGTCGGGCACTTTCCGCAGACGAGATTTCCAGACTTTACCAGGCCGGAAAACCAGGTTCGTAA
- a CDS encoding 3-hydroxyacyl-ACP dehydratase FabZ family protein, whose amino-acid sequence MNLDEIKACIPHREPFLWLDEVVALEENSIHARKFVSPDLDLFQGHYPDHPVLPGVILCEAAMQAAAVFIAKTDAPSSDKVPVATRLNNTKFRRMVKPGETIDIQVTLSEKMGGAWFFTGKLSVGKETAVRLEFAVTAAEA is encoded by the coding sequence GTGAATCTGGATGAAATCAAAGCCTGTATTCCGCACCGGGAACCTTTTCTGTGGCTCGATGAAGTCGTCGCGCTGGAAGAAAACAGCATCCACGCCCGCAAGTTCGTCTCACCCGATCTGGACCTCTTTCAGGGACACTATCCCGATCACCCGGTCCTGCCTGGCGTGATCCTCTGTGAAGCTGCGATGCAGGCCGCCGCTGTCTTTATCGCGAAGACAGACGCCCCGTCCAGCGACAAAGTACCCGTTGCCACCCGGCTGAACAACACCAAGTTCCGCCGGATGGTCAAGCCGGGGGAGACGATTGATATCCAGGTGACTCTCAGTGAAAAAATGGGCGGTGCCTGGTTCTTTACCGGCAAACTCTCGGTTGGTAAAGAGACCGCTGTCCGTCTTGAATTCGCCGTGACCGCAGCTGAGGCTTAA
- a CDS encoding phytoene desaturase family protein: protein MAKDFLKDAKDEYDVIVIGSGLAGMTSANILARQGYSVLLLEHHYQLGGMATWFKRQNGHIFDISLHGFPYGMLKSCRKYWTQEIADNIVPLRGVRFENPQFSLETTFTRDDFTRLLIEKFGIESETVKNFFDTARKMNFFDDQGKTTRELFEEFFPGRDDVVRLLMEPISYANGSTLEDPAITYGIVFSNFMQKGVYTFRGGTDHLVKLIKAEMERNGVDVRIRTQVEKIEVTPDRRVTGVVVNGRRIGCKAIMSNSNIKGTILNLVGEEHFDPEYVEETKAVRLNNSSTQVYIALKPGDELDFCGDLLFHSEHKGFDIKAMLSKDVSSRTFSFYYPETRPGSERSLIVSSTNANFSDWANLPDDQYEADKNHLIETTLDCLEQYVPNIRERVDHLEASTPRTFQRYTQHLQGASFGTKFEGLKVSKELPEQIEGLYHAGSVGIIMSGWLGAVNYGVIVSNDVDKYLTPAAASI, encoded by the coding sequence ATGGCCAAAGACTTTTTGAAAGACGCAAAAGACGAATACGATGTCATCGTCATTGGTAGTGGTCTGGCAGGCATGACCTCCGCCAATATTCTGGCCCGGCAGGGGTATTCCGTGCTGCTGCTGGAACATCATTACCAACTGGGAGGCATGGCCACCTGGTTCAAACGGCAGAACGGGCACATCTTTGATATCTCTCTCCACGGCTTCCCCTACGGCATGCTCAAGAGCTGCCGGAAATACTGGACCCAGGAAATCGCAGATAACATCGTCCCCCTGCGAGGCGTCCGCTTTGAAAATCCGCAGTTCTCGCTGGAGACCACCTTCACCCGTGATGACTTCACCCGCCTGCTGATCGAAAAATTCGGCATCGAATCCGAAACCGTCAAGAACTTCTTTGATACTGCCCGTAAGATGAACTTCTTCGATGATCAGGGCAAAACCACTAGAGAACTGTTCGAAGAGTTCTTCCCCGGCCGCGATGATGTCGTCCGCCTGCTCATGGAACCGATCTCCTACGCCAACGGTTCGACTCTCGAAGATCCTGCGATCACCTACGGCATCGTCTTCTCGAACTTCATGCAGAAGGGCGTCTACACCTTCCGCGGCGGTACCGATCACCTGGTCAAACTGATCAAGGCTGAAATGGAACGCAACGGCGTCGATGTCCGCATCCGCACCCAGGTCGAAAAGATCGAGGTCACTCCGGATCGTCGAGTGACCGGCGTCGTGGTCAACGGACGTCGCATTGGCTGTAAAGCCATCATGTCCAACTCGAACATCAAAGGCACCATCCTCAATCTCGTTGGCGAAGAACATTTCGATCCCGAATACGTTGAGGAAACCAAAGCCGTCCGCCTTAACAACAGCAGTACCCAGGTCTATATCGCTCTCAAGCCGGGCGACGAACTTGATTTCTGCGGCGACCTGCTCTTCCATTCCGAGCACAAAGGCTTCGATATCAAAGCCATGCTCAGTAAGGATGTCAGCAGCCGCACCTTCTCGTTCTACTACCCTGAGACCCGCCCCGGCAGCGAACGCTCTCTGATCGTCTCGTCGACCAACGCGAATTTCAGCGACTGGGCTAATCTTCCCGACGACCAGTACGAAGCCGATAAGAATCACCTGATCGAGACGACCCTCGACTGCCTTGAACAGTACGTTCCCAACATCCGCGAACGTGTGGACCACCTCGAAGCTTCCACCCCGCGGACCTTCCAACGCTACACGCAGCACCTGCAGGGAGCCTCGTTCGGAACCAAGTTCGAAGGGCTCAAGGTCAGCAAGGAACTGCCCGAACAGATCGAAGGCCTGTACCATGCCGGCTCGGTCGGAATCATCATGTCGGGCTGGCTCGGCGCTGTGAATTACGGCGTGATCGTCAGTAACGACGTCGATAAATACCTGACACCCGCTGCCGCCAGCATCTGA
- a CDS encoding beta-ketoacyl-[acyl-carrier-protein] synthase family protein: MDDQSRIVITGIGLTAPNGNNLEEFRQSLLAGRSGVVDYDIRYMGHVLAGVCDFDELRYQKRKEVRRGTRAGSIAVYCANEAVNQSGLDWENVARDRVGVYLGITEHGNVETENEVYEISQFDYDTKVWSHHHNPRTVANNPAGEVTLNLGITGPHLTLGAACAAGNAGFIQGVQMLRLNEVDLALCGGVSESIHTFGIFASFQSQGALAVNEDPTKACRPFDVNRNGIVVAEGGAVCTLERLPDALARGATIYGEIVGYAMNSDASDFVLPNSSRQAECIRLALNRAGLEPSDIDILSSHATATHQGDIEEAKALASVFGDCPKLAINNTKSFIGHAMGAAGALELLGNLPAFDDGIAHATLNLDDLDPECKLSQIVANEPRQMEQVECILNNSFGMLGINSVLIVKKYAT; this comes from the coding sequence ATGGATGATCAAAGCCGGATTGTCATTACCGGAATTGGCCTGACAGCTCCGAATGGCAATAACCTGGAGGAATTTCGGCAAAGTCTGCTGGCAGGACGTTCGGGTGTTGTAGATTATGACATTCGTTACATGGGGCATGTCCTCGCGGGTGTCTGTGATTTCGATGAATTGCGTTATCAGAAACGCAAAGAAGTCCGCCGGGGAACGCGTGCGGGCTCCATCGCTGTCTACTGTGCGAACGAAGCCGTCAATCAGTCCGGCCTCGACTGGGAAAATGTCGCCCGCGACCGCGTCGGCGTTTATCTCGGCATTACCGAGCACGGCAACGTTGAGACCGAGAACGAAGTCTACGAAATTTCGCAGTTCGATTACGATACAAAAGTCTGGTCGCACCACCATAATCCCCGTACTGTGGCGAATAACCCGGCGGGGGAAGTCACGCTGAATCTGGGGATCACCGGCCCGCACCTCACGCTCGGCGCCGCCTGTGCTGCCGGGAACGCTGGATTTATTCAGGGCGTGCAGATGCTGCGGCTGAACGAAGTCGATCTGGCCCTGTGTGGTGGTGTTTCTGAGAGTATTCACACGTTTGGAATCTTCGCCAGCTTCCAGAGCCAGGGCGCTCTGGCCGTCAATGAAGATCCCACCAAAGCCTGTCGTCCCTTCGACGTGAACCGGAATGGAATCGTCGTTGCCGAAGGGGGCGCGGTCTGCACGTTGGAACGTCTTCCCGACGCATTGGCACGTGGAGCTACTATTTACGGTGAAATCGTGGGCTACGCCATGAATTCCGATGCCAGCGATTTCGTGCTCCCCAACTCCTCGCGTCAGGCGGAATGTATTCGGCTGGCCCTCAATCGGGCGGGGCTGGAACCTTCCGATATTGATATCCTGAGCAGTCATGCCACCGCCACCCACCAGGGAGATATCGAGGAAGCCAAGGCACTTGCCTCCGTATTTGGAGATTGCCCTAAGCTGGCGATTAACAATACCAAGAGCTTTATCGGCCATGCGATGGGCGCTGCGGGGGCTCTCGAACTGCTGGGGAATCTGCCCGCCTTTGACGATGGCATCGCGCATGCGACTTTGAACCTGGATGACCTTGATCCGGAGTGTAAACTCTCACAGATCGTAGCCAATGAGCCACGACAGATGGAACAGGTTGAATGCATTCTGAATAACTCCTTCGGGATGTTGGGAATCAATTCGGTTCTGATCGTGAAAAAGTACGCTACCTGA